One genomic region from Lates calcarifer isolate ASB-BC8 linkage group LG10, TLL_Latcal_v3, whole genome shotgun sequence encodes:
- the olfml1 gene encoding olfactomedin-like protein 3A: protein MSGRVVPVILLSLCLTVGSVQSQGSSQDAFIIQYLERRLAQMEERLNQCEQNTVSVTQKTYDLSSEMRGYLSSLSVLRSEVRSQVDSMSVRVDRMERELEYLENKIPAQSDIEMEEALLEQQIKAAELDQLKKKAKIKVDKDCSSALSQIKSLKIVKKTGDTYGSWFKDPSEGSAKVYLLSGIHNNTLLEYVSLQSFTDRSTTPPAKVVQLPFQWQGTGHVVYSGFLYYHKADTPNQILKVDLLNGTVVDSTLLPGAGRLPVYSLNPNTFLDLAVDELGLWVIHADPEYGGNLVITKLDKGTLAVEYTWDTQCRSRDAEGAFLICGTLYVVYNTRYGGRSTIQCLYDIHDTIHSNESPVMFFPKRYTSHSSIHYHPGDKQLYAWDDGYQTIYKVETGRNDQVIAE, encoded by the exons ATGTCAGGCAGAGTGGTTCCTGTCATTCTCTTATCTTTGTGTCTGACCGTTGGTTCAGTCCAGAGCCAGGGTTCCTCTCAGGATGCCTTTATAATCCAGTACCTGGAGAGGAGGTTGGCTCAGATGGAG GAGCGTCTGAATCAATGTGAGCAAAACACAGTGAGTGTCACCCAGAAGACCTATGACCTCTCCTCTGAAATGAGGGGTTATCTGTCCTCTCTCAGTGTTCTTAG ATCAGAGGTAAGGAGCCAGGTGGACAGCATGTCTGTGCGTGTTGACCGGATGGAGAGAGAGTTGGAGTATCTAGAAAACAAGATCCCCGCCCAGTCTGACATCGAGATGGAGGAAGCTCTGCTGGAACAACAGATAAAGGCTGCAGAACTGGACCAGCTAAAGAAGAAGGCCAAGATCAAAGTGGACAAAG ACTGCAGCTCAGCCCTGAGTCAAATCAAGTCTCTCAAGATTGTGAAGAAGACCGGAGACACCTATGGTTCCTGGTTCAAGGACCCCTCAGAAGGATCAGCCAAG GTCTACCTGCTCAGTGGAATTCATAACAACACTCTGCTGGAGTATGTTTCTCTGCAAAGCTTCACGGATAGGAGCACAACTCCTCCAGCTAAAGTGGTGCAGCTGCCTTTCCAGTGGCAGGGGACAGGTCATGTGGTCTACAGTGGATTCCTCTACTATCACAAGGCAGATACACCCAACCAGATACTGAAG GTAGACCTTTTGAATGGTACAGTGGTGGATAGCACACTTCTTCCAGGAGCAGGTCGCCTCCCAGTCTACAGTCTGAACCCTAACACCTTTCTGGACCTGGCTGTGGATGAACTTGGCCTTTGGGTTATCCATGCTGATCCTGAGTACGGAGGAAACCTGGTCATTACCAAACTGGATAAAG GAACTTTGGCAGTAGAGTATACCTGGGATACACAGTGTAGAAGTCGTGATGCAGAAGGAGCATTCCTAATATGTGGGACCCTCTACGTGGTGTACAACACACGCTATGGAGGACGTTCCACCATACAGTGTCTCTATGACATTCACGATACCATCCACAG CAATGAGAGTCCTGTGATGTTCTTCCCAAAGCGCTACACCAGTCACAGCAGCATCCACTACCACCCTGGAGACAAACAGCTGTATGCCTGGGATGATGGCTACCAGACAATATACAAAGTGGAGACAGGCAGAAATGACCAAGTCATTGCAGAATGA